A stretch of the Microtus ochrogaster isolate Prairie Vole_2 chromosome X, MicOch1.0, whole genome shotgun sequence genome encodes the following:
- the Arl13a gene encoding ADP-ribosylation factor-like protein 13A has product MFRLLSACWSRQKATEPKQRNVTIIVIGLDNSGKSHLVEALQRLIPSKMHSNTKPTQIRLLLDDYQVSLYDLNGDQKGREKWPSYYAEAHGLVFVVDSSDIARIQEVKIILTRLMFDKRVAGKPILILANKQDKKEALLPCDIIEYLLLERLVNETKSMCRVEPCSTMKNLPKRNQQPIIIGLRWLLAAIGDQYDELCTRQQTSGKSISTSKNIRGCGERCSSDSIANRGGMLKDNRQRIQKRQHLEHRQHVEQRHLEKRHHFESRQHLIQRSLDARPLKPILQKDGLRMRPKKNMSVTFALDVIMEEGECSRKIGTQSIAKPCNTQCYETHTAAPSIDNNLFKARRPKKRIDTWDTEEMLLEDPCGEAFCSCINGHTSRTSRNMRL; this is encoded by the exons ATGTTCCGACTTCTGAGTGCCTGCTGGTCTCGACAAAAGGCCACAGAACCAAAGCAAAG GAATGTGACTATCATTGTCATTGGCTTGGACAACTCAGGCAAAAGTCATCTTGTGGAGGCCCTTCAAAGAT TAATTCCTAGCAAGATGCACAGCAATACGAAGCCGACACAGATTAGACTTCTACTAGATGATTATCAAGTATCTCTCTATGACCTCAATGGAGACCAAAAAGGCCGAGAGAAATGGCCGAGCTACTATGCTGAGGCGCACGGGCTTGTTTTCGTCGTCGATTCTAGTGACATAGCACGCATACAGGAAGTGAAGATCATCTTAACACGCCTGATGTTTGACAAAAGGGTAGCAGGGAAGCCCATCTTAAT CCtggcaaacaaacaagacaagaaGGAAGCCCTCTTGCCTTGCGATATCATCGAATATCTACTTCTGGAAAGGCTAGTGAATGAGACTAAGTCCATGTGCCGTGTG GAGCCATGTTCAACTATGAAAAACCTCCCAAAGAGGAACCAACAGCCGATAATTATAGGCCTGCGCTGGCTGTTAGCTGCTATTGGGGATCAATACGATGAGCTGTGTACTCGACAACAAACATCCGGTAAGAGCATCTCAACCTCCAAGAACATCAGAGGCTGTGGAGAGAGATGCTCATCGGACAG CATAGCTAACAGAGGGGGAATGCTCAAAGACAACAGACAGCGCATTCAGAAAAGACAACACCTGGAACACAGACAGCATGTTGAACAAAGACACTTGGAGAAAAGGCACCATTTTGAATCAAGACAACATTTAATACAGCGCTCACTGGATGCTAGGCCCCTAAAGCCAATCCTACAG AAAGATGGTCTGCGAATGAGGCCCAAAAAGAATATGTCAGTAACATTTGCTTTGGACGTAATCATGGAGGAAGGTGAATGTTCTCGGAAGATTGGAACTCAGAGTATTGCCAAACCTTGCAACACCCAATGTTACGAGACACACACTGCAGCTCCATCTATTGACAACAATCTTTTCAAAG CTCGAAGGCCAAAAAAGAGAATAGATACCTGGGACACTGAAGAAATGTTACTGGAAGATCCCTGTGGCGAAGCCTTCTGTTCCTGCA TAAATGGGCACACCTCCAGAACCAGCAGGAACATGCGCCTTTGA